The Glycine max cultivar Williams 82 chromosome 17, Glycine_max_v4.0, whole genome shotgun sequence genome contains the following window.
ATAATAGTAGTCATTGTAACTCTCttggatttggataaaaaattacatgatcACTCAAGACACAGAGAATTTAGATGTAGTAACATGTTAGTAACTGATTCTTTAAAAGATGAACCTTTCTATGCCAAACTGATAGAAACTGGATTCAAGTTACATAAAGAAAACTGTTTAACCTGCAGAACTTCAAGGGCCTGCACCTCCCAATTCCCAAAGGCCCCCATTTTCTCACAAATAGTGGATGACTGAATAGGTGACCAATATATAGCTTTGTTAACACATAACACTTTATGATAcgaacattttaataataagtaCTGTCAAACATAAAGTCGAGCTTTAATGCAGCAAacttataataataacttaataagTATTGGGAAGAAGAATGGTGAGCTTTAAGGAAGCAAGAGCAGAATCATCGTGAAGGGGTGCATTGAAGTCTATGGATAGCATTTCAGGAGCAAACAGGAAAAATATCCTCTGCAGTTTTGAAATCTCAGCTgttagttattttaatatttgatcaatttaatgtataaagtatgaaaaaaaaaagcataaatggTTAGATCTGTAAGCTGCACACTCTCCAGTTTTATTTAACCGGAGAGGATCCATGTCCGGAGTATGAACATAAagtctctgtgtgtgtgtggcagCTAGTTTAAAATGAGATATTGCAAAGTCAGGATTAGATATGAGATAATGCCATGACTTACACACATATTTAACTTAGATTTCAATGCGTGTGTAAGTCATGGCTTTCTCTCATATCAGATCATGCACCACAATCTTTTGCGTTCTGTATTTTCCTATGTGACTGTGTCTCTTCATTTTGGGCACTCACTAACTTGTTATAAAGCAATAACTCAGATTTACACAGAGGAGATATAGGAGACTCAAAATCACAATTGACCAAGCAAAAGCTAAGGAATAGGTCCTAAGGCAATATAAGAAGGCCTTTAAGCTGGCCCAACACAAAACAGCAAGCATGAAGAAGTACTCAATGGAGGCAATTGCTGTTTACACTCTTCCCAATTGCTAAAATACTTCCattttcctttatatatatatatatatcctcccGCATTAGACTGTACTCCCCCTTTGGTTTCACCACACTCTAAATTGCAAATACTTTGTGTTTATCCATTTTCACTTGTGCAGCTAGTTTGCAGAAAATATGCTGATCCTTTGATTGTTGTAGCCTGTTATGtgtgaaaataataagaaatttacACAAATAGAAGCATAAAAATCTAGGCATGCAAACTTTTTGTTCTAGCCTTTGATTGTTGTGGCCtgttatgttttaaatttgagaCTATATATAGTTAGATTTGAAACTTTTGTCTGTCTCATGGTTGTGTGTCGTAactaatataatttgtattaaaattcattgaagtaaaaaatgtaacttatttctatagttttttttaacaaataccattgagtataaaaaaagaataaaaaaaattacacaataaaaacatgtttctgTCGAGTTTTGTACGCTTTCCCTTACTACAACAGAATTAcgttttcttcaaaatttagatgaaattcttaaaaagaaaaaaaagaaatttagatGAAACAgctaaaaattttaagaatttatttgatttttgtttagtttaatGTCCTACCTAAGAGATGCAATATAAGAAGGCCTACGAGATGGCCCAGGACAAAGCAGCAAGTTCAGGCCCAAATAGGGCCCAAGAAGAGGCTGTGAAGCTCCTAAACCCTAAATACAGAGTCGTGAGTCTACTTATTTGCGTGTTTTCATCATTGTCGTTCTGAACGGAAAAGCACTGGCGCAGCTACCCTGAggcttctcttctcttctcttctctgtcGGTAAGATTAACATTATTCTCTCGATCCTCATAAATTGGTTCCATTCGGAGTGTGTGATTTAGTTCACTTACGCCGCTATAATAATAATCTGATTGATTCTAATTGAAATTTGCGTCTCAGTGAGTCACCATGGTGAGGGTTAGTGTGCTGAACGATGCTCTGAAGAGCATGTACAATGCTGAGAAAAGGGGAAAGCGCCAAGTCATGATTAGGCCATCCTCCAAAGTCATTATCAAATTCCTTTTGGTGATGCAAAAGCACGGTATATCTCTTAGTAATCAaagttttgattttattatttatttttatttagtttgtgTATTGAAAAATGCTGTTGTGTTCGGATGATTTATGTGTAGGATACATCGGAGAGTTTGAGTATGTTGATGACCACAGGGCTGGTAAAATCGTGGTTGAATTGAACGGTAGACTGAACAAGTGTGGGGTTATTAGTCCCCGTTTTGATGTGGGCGTCAAAGAGATTGAAGGTTGGACTGCTAGGCTTCTCCCCTCAAGACAGGTAAGTTAAACTGCTTTTCCCCCCCTtttcctttatacccttttgtTGCTGTGTTCAGATGCATGTTTCTATGAACTTTAAACATCCCATGAGATGAGGTTTTGCGTTTTCATGGAATAAGAGCTTATTTGTGTTGCCATttggttaagatcagtaaatTAATTCAAACTGTGGTCCTTCATATAAAATGATTGTATTACTTCTATGgtgtgaaaaatatattttctttgtaattgCCTGATGATCCCATGTTCTCTATGTGTGCAAATGCATGTTTCTATGAACTTTAAACATGCCATGAGGTGAGGTCGTATGTTTGTATAGTGCCATGGAATAAGAGCATATTTGTGTTACcattttgttaacatcagtAAATTAATTCAGAACTATGTTCCTTCATATAAAagggttttttctttcttgtggtGATTGTATTACTTCTATGttgtgaaattttttatgtAAGGATTGAGTTAGATTGGTCAAGGCTCTGATTGCTTATATATACTAAGGTTGATTAATTTGCAGTGGTGCCATGAAATTAACTCGCTATCATCAGATTAACCATTGAACTATATTGATAGTTTACTCTGTTATGTTGAATACAAATGGTTCCTCCACCTATCCCTTACATTTTGATTTATGGTAATTATGCAGTTTGGGTATATTGTATTGACTACCTCTGCTGGCATCATGGATCATGAAGAGGCTAGGAGGAAAAATGTTGGTGGTAAGGTATTGGGCTTCTTCtactagtttaatttttatcaaggaTGTCAGGGATTTCAATTTTGAGATTCATCGGTTGTAATGGAGGATAATGCTAGCCCCCTAGTAGTATCAATCATAGCAGGACCTGTTTTGTGatgttctttattttgtttgcaaAACCAAGTTGGTAActattacttttcttttttctttatcgtTAGTTTTCCTATATGTACTGGCAAAGTTGTTTTCAATGGTAAGAACTTTGATTAGAATCTGGGAGCATAGCTATGTTTGAGATGGTGTGGACGAGTTATAGTTTGATATTGCATTTGATAGATTGAATTCTGAAATTAGTTGATTTTGGCTTTCAGAAAAATTTCATGTTCAAAAACTACTATTAATTATGCTGTGATTCCAATTTGATATTAAAAGGAATTTTTCTAGCTATTTCCATTCTTTGGAGCTAGGCTCTGTAGTCCTATGAAACCCTATTTTTGTAGATAATTAAAAACAGTGAATTAGTTTGAATTTCTAAATGACACGCATTTAACATTCACGTTTCACATCAATTAGTTTGTGCTGCTTAGCCTAAGCAGAAAAGTGATTTCTAGCCATAAGAATGTACATTTTCGGTGGcgattgattttgattttttttttcatctctttaaaacctactagttctgttttttttttttttttttgcgttcaacatttttttttcagtgattttattttatttttcattttttacacgGCTTGCCGCAGCAGTATGGTCAATTGTCCGAGGAAACCGAGTTCTACATTTACCTGTGGTGGTGGGTCAAATGAGTTAACCCCCGGGCCCTGGGGTTGGGGCTAAGTAGATGTATTTTTTGGATTAGAAAAGtactttaaaagttattttttataattttagtatttaatgaagacttttaattagaataaaataaattgtgacttcaatttttttaaaggatgaCAACAAAATTTAGTTGTATTGAATTATGTTTTGTTATCACTTACAAAAAGTCTTTAGTTACATATGCAAATTTTGATAGGTTTTACGTAACTTTTTAGTATAGTGGAGATGTTACGTCCATTTTTACTCAAACTTGTGAGACTTTTTTAGACTCCcactcttctttttttatatccaATTTATATTTCTCTcgtcttacatttttttatacataatgcTCATTTGGTTTGATATTTGCAAAACATATCTTTTAAGAAGGGTGAGGATGTTCAAGTATGATGATACCCTAAACTAAGATTAATTGACAAAAGGATTAAAGCTTGTAAAGATACTCGTGTTCATAAAATGTATTTGACTATTCGTAGTTCTTCTATTAGAGATGAAATAACTATGATTAGAAGTTAGCGAGTTGGAACCAGTTTATCTTTACTTTATTTGGTTTGAAATTTCGGTGTAGTAATTCATTTGAATCCAAATTTGATCCGTTCATAACCCAATAATGGGATAAGATTGGTCCAATCGAtttattaatgtaatatatcttaataattcaaaaaaacaaaataagtatacaacttaacatatattttacaatacataatgaacatattttaaatcagcaattatgtataaaaaagcaaactatttaaataattctattatagaaaaatcaaagagactTAACATATATTTAACTATTCATAATGCTCATTGGTTTAATAAATAGACTTAATTATAACTCTCaatatataagttatattataattaaaatctgtaataaataaaattttaacatataattatattttaatgataaattatttatgtgataatacattattatttttaattaataattttaaaaaaaattatttaaatttaagttaaaacttGAGATGTTGAAAATGATAGATTGAAAGAGCTATTGAGGAGACATGACAATGAAACTCATACCCGTGCGTATCTATCTAAACTCATCCCGATTTTGACGAGAAATACTCGAGTTGACCGGGTACGTGTTCGGGAATTATCCAACTTTTTTAATTGGGGTGGGGGGCGGGGATGTTACTATCCATCCCATATCCATACTCATTTCCGTATCCGTCccgatgataaaattattaaaattttattaatttcttgttaatttttacataatttaagatttttttttgatgatttttgtagACAAATGCGCTGCAAAtacaagtagttaaaaataaatttgtaacaatcaattttttttaaaatcagattttcaatataatttttttacaattttttttccacaacTAAAATCAGATATTCTTATCCCCACCCCGTTGTCATGTGTAGTAATGAGTTGAGCTAAATCATTTCGTTGATATTAAAGTACAAATCAATTTATTAGATACACGTTAGAAGTATATtcgaattttaatatttatatatataataaatgttttaaaataacttatatataattgtttatttaaaattaaataatagaacatatgaaaaaactaaaaattaaaatagtataatCTACCTATATTTACAAATATCAGAAATAATGTCCTTGTCCCGCGGTTTTGATAACTATTTTTtggtatttatatttaaatataaaaataatgtgaaactaaatgaaattgaattttaaagtaaaatattttaaattacagtAATAAtacatttgttaaaataaatgatgatatgatttaaaattgtctcaattttaaatttagacaataatattataaattatttcaataacgctttatgaataaatttttaattccgGAATCTCTCTTTCCGGTGCTATCAAGAATAAGGAATAGCCAGCAAGATATTCTTATACGCCCGTGGGCATTCTTATAATTCGGTAGATCCAAGTACATTGGCCTATTTGGGTTCACTCGGAGCTTTGACAGCCTTTCTGGAATTgtcaatataataaaatcatattgattaatattttgattttgaaattgttttttttattccagtcataagaaaataataaaataataagtaaagCGAATCAAAGTCATTAATTAGTAAATTGATGAACAATTATTTTGGCTTTAGTTCAAAGAGCAAATGAACTATCATCAGCCTGTATCTTATTAACTTGCTGAATTTCCAAGGTTACCAATTGTCCTTTGTTGTATAATAAACGTACTTGAGAAAAGATGGACTTTTCAAGGTAATAAGGATTAAGgaatttaattatcaatctaTATATGGCTTCGTCTCCAGGAACACATTAGTGTATATGAAGAAGGAAATGAGGTTAGTTTGACATGAAAGCATGACACAAGCCATCATTAACTCATTTTCTTGGGTATGCTTCAAAATTGCCAATGGCTACTGATTGAATATTAACCTTGCAATAAGAAAAATAGTGTAAGAAATAAGAAGAGGATTTGTCAgactttctaattcaaattggtGTTGCACTTTCATAAGTCATGAAAGTTTTAGTACCCATGCAGCCATGCTAAGCATAAAATCGTAAGTGGCATCACTTGGGCATGAAGAACAAGCTTGAAGTGTGGTCATGGAATCATTAAAGTTGAAAACGGAATATAGGATCTCCTCTCCTTGTTGTTAGTTGAGTTACTAGATGACTTCCTactcttttagtatttactCTTTCGATTCCTATCTCTTTACAATTCCTTAGCTCAtctttccaaaaaaagaaaaaaaaatcctactctTTCAATTAacccaaataaataatatctaTAACAGTTATAACGACAGTATCCCATTTtagtatttactttttattaaacacttttattcttttatatgcgaaaaaaaaaaagaataaaagagaataaaatacttttattctttatttctatTAAGTAACTACCATTATTTTTCATAtcttatttaacttttattctTGTCTTTATATAATAGAGAGAAAGACACGACACATCCACCTTTTGTTCTCctagttattataaatataatataggttaaattagttttttttaatttattatttaagtttgatttgatcttttaaatttcaataaaattagagaatggaattgaattaaaaaataaattagagaataaaaaattaatttaacctataCTATAATATCATCTactaaattattatatagtaaatccaaaaaaaaaatattaacgcgcagttattaaaaatatatatatagtagtattaatttttaatagagTGGGACACGGCAATATATATGGAATTCAAATCAGATTATGCACCCTAAAATGAGAAGGAAGAAGCCGGTGTTTCTGCCGTGGGAATTGATCATGAGGTTGCCGCTGAAGTCTCTTATCCGTTTCAAGACTGTGTAAGTCATGGCTTTCTCGCATCACAGACTCTTCTGTTCCTGAAATCCTATCCATAGACATCAATGCATCATTTTACGATTATTCTGATTATGTTACATTAAAGCTTTCTGCCCCAATACATGTTGGTGACAGATTCGTAGGTTCCTGTAGGGATTTTTTACTTTTGGACTACAATCGAAGCTCTTTCATCTTCAATCCATCTACAGGACTTCATAAATTTGTAGATTGGTCACCTATTTCCAATAATATGGGTGGATATGGTTTTGGATATGACCCATCAACCGATGACTACTCGCTGGTTCAAGCATCTACAAATAAAAATCCTACAACTTCAACCTAGATGAGCGCGTGTAATCTGTTTGGAGTATTTCTCACTCAGAGCTAATGCTTGGAAAGAAATTGAGCCTATCCATTTGTCTTACCAGGGCTGCTCTGATCGTGTGGTTTTGGACTTTGGGTTGGTCTTCAACGGTGTCCTTCATTGATTGGCTTCACGTCAAGATGTATCAAAACATGTTATTGCTGCCTTTGATTTAACCAAACGAGTTTCTCAGATATCTCTCTGCCTGTTAATTTTGTGTATGCCAGCtttaaactttgttttttttagggcAATTGGTGGATTGCTGTGATGAAGAACCATTCAGAAAAAAATGTGGGTGATGAAAGAATACAAAAGTGCAGTCACCTTGGACTAAGACCATTGTTGTGGTGATATTCTTGGAAGAGATGGCCAACCTGCAACTACATTGCTGAAATGTAATGACAAGGGGCAATTCTGCACACTGTATGGCTGTGTATACAGATTCTCTACTTTCACTCCCTTCTGATGGCCAGCAAGCTGAAGCAGACGACTAACAATAGCGAACAAGAAAAATTAGATGGTGAAATATTTTTGGATGTCTTCACTATTTTTTGATGCTGCTGTTGTATTATGGCTTATGGATTCTTCTGGTTTTATATTGCATAGAAAAGTAATAGGCAGAATGATGAAACTGCTATTTCATTAAtatgttttgtttaaatttatttcatcatgatGTTATTGCCGTTTTATTGTTTGCAATTTATATCCTTCCAATCTCTTACAGGATTTTTAGCTTAGCCTTAATAGCGAATTTATTGCATTGCTGGCTTGATATGTACCCAAATTTTATATGAACTGAATTCTGGATACAATGTTACCATTAATGGTGATGTCTAAGCTAAATGACAACATGTCGTGAAGTGAATATTATCAACCCTGTCTTCCATGCCAAATTGGATCTATATTAGAACATCATTTTCCATTAGCCAGTGATTTAACAGTTCATATGTCCTCTGTATATCTATCTATGCTACTGGGTGAACAGATTTTTTGGCTTTCTTGTGAAATTATGAGATGAACGGATCTAAATTGTGATGGATCTAATATGCCATAATGGGTCGGGACTCGGGATTACTTTCTATATTGAACTTATgtaattctttatttataatcCATTATGgcatattttatgttttgtaaataaatcatgattttagaTTATTTCCGTCAATTAGTTTAGATCACCTGTGGTTAAGATAGAAATCATACCTTTATAGGGTCATGTCTGGTATAGGATTGATAAGATCAGTTGAGATAATCCAATTATCTTCTAACGGGAGAATCAGGGTCTTTGAATTATCCCTTAGTTGTCGGACTGGTTGTTTGTGATTATTTTGGAAATGTTGGGCCTAATTGGGCTTGGGTTGAGCCAACTCTAGAATAAGAATCTCCTAAGTCGGTGGTTTATGGTCACATGAAGTCTAGTTGACGCTTATATATGACGTTTGGTTGTGCTAGGTCTGGCATAAGTCAAATTCATAATCATAATAGATAGTAGTCCACCTAGTCGGTAAGTGAAATGAGATTCTGACTTGCTGATCCTTATCTGACTTTGAGTTAAATCTAGAacacattttaatataaaattcatgTCTAAAATTAACTTGGACATACAATTTTTATTAAGTTCaacacttcaaaatcaatttttccaattttaaaaCAAGCTGTGATAAAAAGCAGGTCATGGAAAAGAAACAGACTGGGGTGAAATGGTATTTTCCTATTAGCCATTGTAGCATCTTTTACTTCTGTTCATTTTTGTCTATCTGGCTATGGTCAAATATCGCCCAGAATCAATGGATATAATGGAGGAAGGATCGGTGGACAACCAGATTGTTTGGTCTTCGGTTGAAGGCAGCACCCAACTGTATGTTGTCTACAAGTGCATATGAGGAAGGAATACAAAACTGCTGTCTTCTTATCTTTAGAAGAAAATTCTAACAAGCGTCACATGAGAACTTGTCTGCCTGTCTATTTGAAAATGCGAAGCCTTTCTACCCACAGCTCACATCTATAACGACTATGCTGGAAAGGAACATTTGGACctcttttgtatattttttagtttagctTCTTTCAAAAGAACAAATAGATGAAACAAATATTGAGGTTTCAACTTTGAACACATTATTTTCTCCCTTTTTATCTTCTGGCCTTAACTAAAAGTTGGAGATATAATATCTCCCGCAAGTTGGGAActgaaacaaatataattttttcaaggTGCATGGGACATGGATCATGGGTGTTCGGCTGAAAAAAGATTTGAAAGGTTTTGGGTGTCATCATCGACGGCACCCTGCATAATGTGAACCTTGTATATATGGCGTAACTTCAAGAACGCTACTACGATTTGCTTGATCTTATTTGGTTCGGgagattttatatttaattctgATAGAAAATTCAAATAGTATATAAGATTTCTGTGTAGGGTTACACTGTTTTTGTCTTTTGCTGATAAATACgacatctgttttttttttaatggaggatatattattacaaataatgtaaaaatattaaaaagttgaatggtaaattttataaaatgataaaagttgaattgtaattttttttaaaaaagttagatgataaaatttgttaaatgataaaagtttagtgataaaatttatgaaaataaaatttaaataataaaatttgagaaattatgtgataaaatttttaattaagctaaaaataataatgagacAAATTAGTTTTTCCTCCTACATTTCATTGGTTTACTTTGGTTCATTTGACCTATTGAGTTGGACTAAATTAGctcgatttttttttctaaaatttaagaGTTTGGCACGACCTATAAAGACTTGAATTTACTATTGTGTTTAGATAGTTTTCCAAAACTATGACCAAAAGGACAAACCATATATTCCAGTTACTATCAAGTATCAACCATGAATTCGCCCAATCTCTCTTCCACACAATGCCTTATTCAAGAACAAATTTCAATGTAATAAAGAAATTACGAACAGATTAcgaaattcaataataatattattaaaaattactatcTCCATTCTTATTAATAAGTGATAAAACTCAATTACTtggtagcaaaaaaataccaCTTTTAATTTAAGTCTTACAACAAGCAAAAGAaatcttcacaaaaaaaaaaaataataacaaaggaAATAATATTGAATAACAGTGTAAAAGTCAATAtaaataattctattttttcttataatttttttgttgatttcttataactttttttaactatattacttgttagatatatttttaatgttcttaaagtttttcaaatattaaatgtgtttgctttttatttaatacttttttcataaaatattatgaagATTTATAAGAAAATGCTAACATTACTTAAGTCAATATAAATTACTCTAAATATGATTTTTGCAATATACTTTGGTGGAGATTAACGTAACTATATATTTACTGCTTAAATCTGATGGTTACTAGTTAATCTAGTGTTAGTTGATGCAAGAGTTTGGTGTGatattataaacatattttaatatttttttaaaaatgatttactttaaaaaaaatggtagaacgaggaaaaaagaaagagtggcAAATACGTCCTTTTATTATGCGTCATTTTAAATCAGTCATCTTCgaattataataactaaaataattatttcccaGTCTCGTTCCCTTTATTATGCGCGTCTCTGTTTCTGAGCTTAACACACTACACCACACCACACCCTTCTTCTTCAACTTCAACTACATTACATGTTCTCTCCGGCTCTCCGATTTTCTCTTTGAGATCCAAAAGCCTTCCTTTTTCGCACTCTCAATTCTCCATTCTAATCTCTAGAATCCGCTTCTTCAATTCCCAGCTTtctccacaacaacaaaacgAATCTTATTCGGCTCTCAAATCCCACCaccatttccttcttttttttctgtctctgtttactattttttattcattcccTTTTGCCCCGTTAGTGATCATCGCCACAAGATTAGTTTTTTCCGCTGATTCCCAGCTTAGTTGATTAGAATAACTCGTTATCCAACGTGATCTGCAACTGGGGCATTTACAGATTCATTTTGGTACTTCCGCCAAATTGTCTCTGTTGTTCTTGTTTCCTCTTCCGAATTCTCCGTCTCTTATACAGTGCTCTGTAGTGTAGTTTACGTTCCTTTGTTACAATCGCGGTTGCTATTTTAGTCTCCAAAGTTTACTGGGTCTGTCTTCTTATTGTTGAGCTCTAAagttctttactttttttcccTCCTTAGtttatccatttttattttttgcacttGTTTTATTATTGCATTTTTTATCACCCTCTCGCGATCCGGGGATTCTATTGCCATTTTAAATTAACTGGAAAGTTTGGTGATCTGAATCGAGTTGCTGTTGAGGGGGTTGTTGGATCATTGACGAGTTTTATGCTTAAATTCCAAGATGCCTCATGATCAGAGAAAAAAGGTAAAGTTACTCGATCAACATATGTGCACTCTTTTGTGTAGATTTGTGTTTATGTAGCATAATTTGCAGAGTTGGCTGATATTGCTGGGAGTATTTTAGGTGGGCATTGAAGACAGTGATTGCTCCTTGTTTTGTAATTTGTACTCTTAGTATTGAGATTTTGTTCTTTCATACCTTCTAGCATTGCCTGGTCCCTGGCACTACatgcaacaataacaacaacaaaac
Protein-coding sequences here:
- the LOC100305645 gene encoding 40S ribosomal protein S15a-1-like, with translation MVRVSVLNDALKSMYNAEKRGKRQVMIRPSSKVIIKFLLVMQKHGYIGEFEYVDDHRAGKIVVELNGRLNKCGVISPRFDVGVKEIEGWTARLLPSRQFGYIVLTTSAGIMDHEEARRKNVGGKVLGFFY